From the genome of Armatimonadota bacterium, one region includes:
- the lysA gene encoding diaminopimelate decarboxylase — translation MRLSQRHGYDLDNQGHLVIGGARAADLASGFGTPLYVLDEDRMRANCRAYLGAMREAYPGPGRVLFASKALCTVATCQVAYEEGLGIDVVSVGEILTALTAGVPAGDLFFHGSNKTPEEIAYGLDAGVGRFVVDNEHELGWLNRLARERGLRADILLRVTPGIEPHTHKAIQTGGVDSKFGFGLLGPSAEGAVLQALDLPGVRLRGLHCHIGSQILDLDPFVMAARSLVSFAAEMRGSGFVLEELNLGGGLGIRYLADQEPPTPGSHVRAMAEMVRDLTARYKMPLPAMIVEPGRAIVGDAGVTLYTVGAIKTVPGARKFVSVDGGMYENPRPALYEAQYEALVATRAGEEPTQSVSIAGRCCESGDVLIWDAQLPDVAAGDLLAVFSTGAYNFSMASNYNRYPRPALVFVRDGEAQIAVERETPADLVRLDRALRRRDGTPRPGATLLPDTPLPGEG, via the coding sequence ATGCGTCTCTCCCAACGCCACGGATACGATCTGGACAATCAGGGGCACCTCGTCATAGGCGGCGCGCGTGCGGCCGATCTGGCGTCCGGGTTCGGCACGCCGCTGTACGTCCTGGATGAAGATCGCATGCGGGCGAACTGCCGCGCCTACCTGGGGGCGATGCGGGAGGCGTACCCCGGACCGGGCCGGGTGCTGTTCGCGTCTAAGGCGCTGTGCACTGTCGCGACATGCCAGGTCGCGTACGAGGAGGGACTGGGCATTGACGTGGTCAGCGTCGGCGAGATCCTCACAGCGCTGACCGCAGGGGTGCCGGCTGGCGATCTCTTCTTCCACGGCAGCAACAAGACTCCCGAGGAGATCGCCTACGGTCTGGATGCCGGAGTCGGCCGGTTCGTGGTTGACAACGAGCACGAGCTGGGATGGCTGAACCGTCTGGCGCGCGAGCGCGGCCTGCGGGCCGACATCCTGCTGCGCGTCACCCCGGGGATCGAGCCCCACACGCACAAGGCCATCCAGACCGGAGGCGTGGACTCCAAGTTCGGGTTTGGACTGCTGGGGCCGTCCGCGGAAGGCGCTGTGCTGCAGGCCCTTGATCTCCCCGGTGTGCGCCTGCGTGGTCTGCACTGCCACATTGGATCTCAGATACTCGATCTGGATCCCTTCGTCATGGCCGCGCGGTCACTGGTTTCGTTTGCTGCCGAGATGCGCGGGAGCGGGTTCGTGCTCGAGGAACTCAACCTGGGTGGCGGGCTGGGCATTCGATACTTGGCAGATCAGGAGCCGCCGACCCCGGGCAGCCACGTGCGGGCGATGGCGGAGATGGTGCGCGATCTCACGGCGCGCTACAAGATGCCCCTGCCGGCCATGATAGTCGAGCCCGGCCGCGCGATCGTGGGCGACGCGGGCGTAACGCTCTACACCGTGGGCGCCATCAAGACCGTTCCGGGGGCGCGCAAGTTCGTGTCCGTGGACGGCGGTATGTACGAGAATCCGCGCCCGGCGCTCTACGAAGCGCAGTATGAAGCCCTGGTGGCGACGCGGGCGGGCGAGGAGCCCACGCAGAGCGTGTCCATCGCCGGGCGCTGTTGCGAGTCCGGGGACGTGCTGATCTGGGACGCCCAACTGCCGGATGTGGCAGCGGGGGATCTCCTTGCGGTTTTCTCCACGGGTGCCTACAATTTCTCGATGGCCAGCAACTACAATCGCTATCCGCGGCCGGCCCTCGTCTTCGTACGCGACGGCGAGGCGCAGATCGCGGTTGAGCGCGAGACCCCGGCCGACCTGGTGCGGCTCGACAGAGCCCTCCGGAGGCGCGATGGTACGCCGCGGCCCGGCGCCACCCTGCTGCCCGACACCCCCCTGCCGGGTGAAGGTTGA
- a CDS encoding arginine decarboxylase, pyruvoyl-dependent, producing the protein MWTLPRALTAVAGAGEGGTDLNAFDHALLDAGIADLNFLRVTSICPEGARIVPMRPYTPGILMPAVYTRINGHTPGERIAAAVGIGVGVDSFGVIMEYAHTGSAENAEQIVRRMVEEAMTARGLKTAEIVVASKEHVVQRTGCVVAAVLFWPE; encoded by the coding sequence ATGTGGACACTCCCGCGGGCCCTCACTGCTGTGGCCGGTGCGGGTGAAGGCGGCACGGACCTCAACGCGTTCGATCACGCGCTCCTGGATGCCGGAATCGCTGACCTGAACTTCCTGAGGGTCACCAGCATCTGCCCGGAGGGAGCCCGCATTGTTCCGATGCGTCCGTACACGCCGGGCATCCTCATGCCCGCGGTCTATACCCGGATAAACGGCCACACTCCAGGAGAACGCATCGCGGCGGCCGTGGGGATCGGGGTCGGCGTCGACAGCTTTGGCGTAATAATGGAGTATGCCCACACCGGTTCGGCCGAGAACGCGGAACAGATCGTCCGGCGCATGGTCGAAGAAGCCATGACAGCGCGGGGTCTCAAGACCGCCGAGATCGTCGTCGCTTCCAAAGAGCACGTGGTCCAGCGCACGGGCTGCGTGGTTGCCGCAGTGCTGTTCTGGCCGGAGTAG
- the speE gene encoding polyamine aminopropyltransferase, with translation MRPPREPEWITDQGGEAFAHVYRVDAVLHDDRSAFQRVRVIENLDFGRMLILDDAVQTTERDEFIYHELLAHVPLCTHPAPRRVLIIGGGDGGLLRETLRHPIEHATMVEIDRAVIDATLRWIPSIPARCYGDPRARLLVDDGIRFVRESGERFDVAMVDSTDPKGPSLGLFSSEFYGHMAGLLGEAGVLAVQSGSPIYQQDLIAMVQRHMAPHFRWVRTYLGAVPTYPGVFWTFTVGSQGRDPVGVDPEELVERMRHIPTRYYLPAAHRSLFVPPPFLQEAMSAR, from the coding sequence ATGCGACCGCCCCGGGAGCCAGAGTGGATCACGGACCAGGGTGGAGAGGCCTTCGCCCACGTCTACCGGGTAGACGCCGTGCTGCACGACGACCGTTCGGCGTTTCAGCGGGTCCGGGTCATCGAGAACTTGGACTTCGGCCGCATGCTCATTCTCGACGACGCGGTGCAGACGACCGAGAGAGACGAGTTCATCTACCATGAGCTGCTCGCACACGTCCCGCTGTGCACGCATCCCGCGCCGCGCCGGGTGCTGATCATCGGAGGCGGGGATGGCGGGCTGCTGCGCGAGACGCTGCGGCACCCGATCGAACACGCGACGATGGTCGAGATAGACCGCGCGGTCATTGACGCAACGCTCCGGTGGATTCCCTCGATCCCGGCCCGCTGCTATGGCGACCCGCGTGCCCGGCTCCTGGTTGACGACGGCATCCGGTTCGTACGCGAGAGCGGCGAGCGCTTTGACGTCGCCATGGTGGACTCCACAGATCCGAAAGGGCCGTCGTTAGGGCTGTTCTCCAGCGAGTTCTACGGCCACATGGCAGGACTTCTGGGCGAGGCAGGAGTGCTGGCGGTGCAGAGCGGATCGCCCATCTACCAGCAGGACCTCATTGCGATGGTGCAACGGCACATGGCTCCTCACTTTAGGTGGGTGCGCACCTACCTGGGCGCGGTGCCTACCTACCCGGGAGTCTTCTGGACCTTCACCGTGGGCTCCCAGGGCCGAGATCCGGTCGGTGTTGACCCGGAGGAGCTGGTTGAGAGAATGCGCCACATCCCCACCCGCTACTATCTCCCTGCGGCACACCGGAGCCTCTTCGTGCCGCCGCCGTTCCTGCAAGAAGCGATGTCGGCGAGATAG
- the speB gene encoding agmatinase, producing MPFLGAREHARPAAVLIGAPYDATSTFRPGSAHAPASIRWASESVETYSPFQQRDLADLTFSDSGDLDLAGCSAEAMVERVRARVAATTGLPVLIGGDHAVTFGAVAALAERHPDLGVVVLDAHLDLLGEFEGARWSHATILRRITDRLGPERCAVLGARSGSREEWAAAASLAAASRTGELPPTALAALKDRPIYLSVDIDAFDPSIAPGTGNPEPLGLSIGEFASLLGVLAECRIVGFDLVEVSPPCDPSGRTSILAAWLLREMLLAFVRPGDTRTG from the coding sequence GTGCCGTTCCTCGGAGCCCGGGAGCACGCACGCCCTGCGGCCGTGCTGATCGGCGCGCCATACGACGCCACCTCCACATTCCGGCCGGGCTCTGCCCACGCGCCGGCTTCAATCCGCTGGGCCTCGGAGAGCGTCGAGACCTACAGCCCGTTCCAGCAGCGTGACCTCGCCGACCTGACCTTCTCGGACTCAGGCGACCTCGACCTGGCCGGCTGCTCTGCCGAGGCGATGGTCGAGCGCGTCCGCGCGCGGGTCGCAGCGACGACCGGTCTGCCCGTGCTCATCGGGGGCGATCACGCCGTGACGTTCGGGGCGGTCGCCGCGCTGGCCGAACGACACCCTGATTTGGGCGTCGTTGTCCTGGACGCCCACCTGGACCTGCTCGGCGAGTTCGAGGGAGCGCGCTGGTCGCACGCCACAATCCTGCGCAGGATCACCGACCGCCTCGGACCTGAACGGTGCGCGGTCCTTGGCGCTCGATCAGGGAGCCGTGAAGAATGGGCGGCGGCAGCCTCGCTTGCCGCGGCCTCCCGGACGGGAGAACTGCCACCCACCGCACTAGCGGCCCTAAAGGACCGCCCGATCTACCTGTCGGTGGACATTGACGCCTTCGATCCAAGCATTGCCCCTGGCACAGGGAACCCCGAGCCACTTGGGTTGAGCATAGGCGAGTTCGCCTCGCTGCTGGGGGTGCTTGCCGAATGCCGGATTGTCGGATTCGACCTGGTTGAGGTCAGCCCGCCCTGCGATCCGTCGGGGCGGACCTCTATCCTAGCTGCTTGGTTGCTGCGCGAGATGCTGCTGGCATTCGTGCGTCCGGGGGACACGCGCACGGGGTAG
- a CDS encoding sigma-70 family RNA polymerase sigma factor, protein MAQSKESERPAGPQDDRARFEALVEKYARRVYAMAYRMVGHEADAKDLTQEALIRVWRSMPRLRPGVPLEGWLYRIVTNLFIDLLRRRRGTRVQSLDEPLATEAGELARERADHSADVERTVLGAMLDRRVQQALLSLQPEIRMVVVLADVEGYAYEEIASMMGIPVGTVKSRLHRARLTLRDHLAPLRDSLEGR, encoded by the coding sequence GTGGCGCAGTCCAAGGAATCGGAGCGGCCCGCGGGTCCCCAGGATGATCGGGCGCGGTTTGAGGCCCTGGTGGAGAAGTACGCGCGGCGCGTGTATGCGATGGCCTACAGGATGGTCGGGCACGAGGCCGATGCCAAGGATCTTACGCAGGAGGCCCTCATACGAGTGTGGCGGTCCATGCCGCGGCTGCGACCCGGCGTTCCGCTGGAGGGCTGGCTATATCGAATCGTTACGAACCTGTTCATTGATCTGCTGCGGCGCCGCCGGGGCACGCGGGTCCAGTCTCTCGACGAGCCGCTGGCCACCGAGGCAGGCGAGCTGGCAAGAGAACGGGCGGATCACTCAGCAGACGTCGAGCGCACTGTGCTCGGTGCGATGTTGGACCGGCGCGTGCAGCAGGCGCTCCTGTCGCTCCAGCCCGAGATCCGCATGGTTGTAGTGCTGGCAGATGTAGAAGGGTACGCTTACGAGGAGATCGCCTCGATGATGGGGATCCCCGTGGGCACGGTGAAGTCGCGGTTGCACCGCGCGCGCCTGACGCTGCGAGATCATCTGGCGCCCCTCCGCGACAGCCTGGAGGGCCGATGA
- a CDS encoding ComEA family DNA-binding protein: MTTIERSDQLALAGLAAALVLAGGAAIRAGRTPGPLPVSGPSAPAQISVHVVGEVTWPGMYVLPAGARLQDAILAAHGPTLIADLRRVNLAAQLRDGDRVVVPRIIQPTYPFALARRPEARPEAPPPEGERASTMNVNTATAADLERLPGIGPVLARRIVEHREARGLFRRLDDLLEVQGIGPKLFRRLEPLLRLE, encoded by the coding sequence GTGACGACCATCGAGCGGTCCGACCAGTTGGCGCTCGCCGGGCTGGCCGCGGCCCTGGTCCTGGCAGGCGGTGCTGCGATCCGGGCCGGACGGACCCCAGGTCCCCTGCCGGTCAGCGGGCCCTCGGCGCCCGCGCAGATCAGCGTGCACGTGGTAGGCGAGGTGACCTGGCCGGGGATGTACGTGCTGCCGGCCGGTGCCCGCCTCCAGGATGCCATATTAGCGGCCCACGGCCCCACATTGATCGCCGATCTCAGGCGTGTGAACCTGGCCGCCCAGCTACGGGATGGTGACCGGGTGGTCGTGCCGCGGATCATACAGCCGACCTACCCGTTTGCTCTGGCGCGACGCCCAGAAGCCCGGCCAGAAGCGCCGCCGCCAGAAGGGGAGAGGGCTTCCACGATGAACGTGAACACCGCGACCGCGGCGGATCTTGAACGCCTGCCCGGTATAGGCCCTGTTCTGGCGCGCCGCATAGTGGAGCATCGCGAGGCCAGGGGGCTGTTCCGGCGCCTGGACGACCTCCTCGAGGTCCAGGGCATAGGGCCCAAGCTCTTCCGCCGTCTGGAGCCCTTGCTCCGGCTGGAGTAA
- a CDS encoding leucine--tRNA ligase, giving the protein MRYDPASIEPKWQARWEADGLYHAPDGDPRPKFYFLTMYPYPSGDYLHIGHWYAMAPSDVAARYKRMRGFNVTLPMGFDAFGLPAENAAIERGIHPYRWTMSNIEVIRRQLRSMGAMWDWPREVVTCDPAYYKWNQWFFLKMHERGLAYRALSPVDWCPKDNTTLAREQVVGDDRVCERCGTPVVKKNLEQWFLKITAYAEELLDFSKIEWPERVRTLQTNWIGRSEGVEFAIPLRDHPGLEFRVFTTRPDTVYGMTFCVLAPEHPLVDRLTTPERRAQVEAYKFKAARESDIERLSTEREHDGVFIGAYATNPMSGSDVPVFIADYVLLSYGTGAIQGVPAHDTRDFEFARKYGLPIPVVVAPPGWNGGPLSEAYLEEGTMVNSGPFDGLPSAEGWQRIADAMITRGVGERKVHYRLHDWLISRQRYWGTPIPIIYCDACGVVPVPFEHLPVILPEDAEFRPTGESPLKHHGGFQNVACPHCRRPARRETDTMDTFVDSSWYQYRYLSPDYDEAPFDPQKGAYWLPVDQYTGGIEHAVMHLLYTRFWTKVMRDLGLVSFDEPMKRLFNQGIILGTDGNRMSKSRGNVVNPDEFVRGYGADVLRAYLMFIGPWDEGGPWNSRGIEGIWRFLARVWSVVAVPAGEASGSPVQPIEASDLEFWMHHTIRRVTEQMEGYRFNTAIAALMEYANVLQRARSSPLSGTALWSEALRMLVLLLAPLCPHTSEELWVEHLGGSYSVHTHPWPAFDPAKAAARQITLVLQVDGRVRDRVQVDAGITDAEAREVALASPRIRQFLAGKTVADVIVVSGRLVNIVVR; this is encoded by the coding sequence ATGCGCTACGACCCCGCCAGCATTGAGCCCAAGTGGCAGGCGCGATGGGAGGCGGACGGTCTCTACCACGCGCCCGACGGTGATCCGAGACCCAAGTTCTACTTCCTGACGATGTACCCTTATCCGTCCGGCGACTACCTCCACATCGGCCACTGGTATGCCATGGCGCCTTCGGACGTCGCCGCGCGGTACAAGAGGATGCGGGGCTTCAACGTAACGCTCCCCATGGGGTTTGACGCGTTCGGACTGCCCGCGGAGAACGCCGCAATCGAACGTGGCATCCATCCCTACCGCTGGACGATGAGCAACATCGAGGTGATCCGGCGCCAGCTTCGGTCAATGGGCGCGATGTGGGACTGGCCGCGAGAGGTGGTCACCTGCGACCCCGCCTACTACAAGTGGAACCAGTGGTTCTTCCTCAAGATGCACGAGAGAGGCCTTGCATATCGTGCGCTCTCGCCCGTGGACTGGTGTCCCAAGGACAACACCACGCTTGCCCGCGAGCAGGTGGTCGGCGACGACCGGGTGTGCGAGCGGTGCGGCACGCCGGTAGTCAAGAAGAACCTGGAGCAGTGGTTCCTGAAGATCACGGCCTACGCCGAGGAGCTGCTGGATTTCTCCAAGATCGAGTGGCCGGAGCGCGTCCGCACACTTCAGACCAACTGGATCGGCCGCAGCGAGGGCGTCGAGTTCGCGATCCCTCTCAGGGATCACCCAGGCCTGGAGTTCAGGGTCTTCACGACCAGGCCCGATACCGTCTATGGGATGACCTTCTGCGTGCTGGCTCCCGAGCATCCGCTAGTGGATCGCCTGACGACGCCGGAACGTCGTGCCCAGGTAGAGGCCTACAAGTTCAAGGCCGCGCGCGAGTCCGACATCGAGCGGCTTTCGACCGAGCGGGAGCACGACGGCGTCTTCATCGGCGCGTACGCCACCAACCCGATGAGCGGCTCAGACGTGCCGGTGTTCATCGCCGACTACGTCCTGCTGAGCTACGGCACGGGTGCTATCCAGGGCGTTCCGGCCCACGACACGCGCGATTTTGAGTTTGCCAGGAAGTACGGCCTGCCGATTCCGGTGGTCGTGGCGCCGCCGGGATGGAACGGCGGGCCGCTGTCCGAGGCCTATCTGGAGGAGGGCACGATGGTGAACTCCGGGCCCTTCGACGGCCTGCCGTCCGCCGAGGGCTGGCAGCGGATCGCCGATGCGATGATCACCCGCGGCGTCGGTGAGCGGAAGGTGCACTACCGCCTCCACGACTGGCTGATCAGCCGGCAGCGCTACTGGGGTACCCCGATTCCGATCATCTACTGCGACGCGTGCGGCGTGGTTCCGGTGCCGTTCGAGCACCTGCCGGTGATCCTGCCGGAAGACGCCGAGTTCCGGCCCACTGGCGAGTCCCCGCTGAAGCATCATGGCGGCTTCCAGAACGTCGCCTGCCCGCACTGCCGCAGGCCGGCCAGGCGCGAGACCGATACCATGGACACGTTCGTAGACTCGTCGTGGTACCAGTACCGGTACCTTAGCCCTGACTACGACGAGGCCCCCTTCGATCCCCAGAAGGGAGCGTACTGGTTGCCGGTTGACCAGTATACCGGTGGTATCGAGCACGCGGTGATGCACCTGCTCTACACGCGGTTCTGGACGAAGGTGATGCGCGATCTGGGTCTGGTGTCCTTCGACGAGCCGATGAAGCGGTTGTTCAACCAAGGGATCATTCTGGGCACGGACGGAAACCGGATGAGCAAGTCCCGGGGCAATGTGGTGAATCCCGACGAGTTCGTGCGCGGGTACGGTGCCGACGTGCTGCGTGCCTACCTCATGTTCATTGGGCCGTGGGACGAGGGCGGTCCGTGGAACAGCCGGGGCATTGAGGGAATCTGGCGATTCCTGGCGCGGGTCTGGTCGGTTGTGGCCGTGCCCGCGGGGGAGGCATCAGGTTCACCGGTTCAACCCATCGAGGCATCCGACCTGGAGTTCTGGATGCACCACACGATCAGGCGTGTGACCGAGCAGATGGAAGGGTATAGGTTCAACACTGCGATCGCGGCGTTGATGGAGTACGCCAACGTTCTGCAGCGGGCCAGGAGCTCGCCACTCTCCGGCACGGCGCTGTGGAGCGAGGCGCTCCGGATGCTCGTGCTGCTGCTCGCGCCGCTCTGCCCCCATACCTCTGAGGAGCTCTGGGTCGAGCACCTCGGGGGCTCATACAGCGTGCACACCCACCCCTGGCCGGCCTTCGATCCGGCCAAGGCGGCCGCCAGGCAGATCACGCTGGTGCTGCAGGTGGACGGGCGCGTGCGCGACCGGGTCCAGGTGGACGCAGGGATCACCGATGCCGAGGCCCGGGAGGTCGCGCTGGCAAGCCCGCGCATCCGCCAGTTCCTGGCCGGCAAGACCGTGGCCGACGTCATCGTGGTCTCCGGCCGCCTGGTCAACATAGTCGTGCGATAG
- a CDS encoding branched-chain amino acid transaminase, with the protein MKASGQIWLDGALVPWDEARVHVAAHVVHYGSSVFEGIRAYQTLSGPAVFCLGQHVRRLLDSCRIFRMMPSYSSDDLTRAILKTVSVNGHGDCYIRPVVFRGVESLSVDHRRCPLHVAVITFEWGRYLGEEAIEHGVDVMISSWRRIAPDTLPGMGKIGGNYVNSAFIVMEAADNGYAEGIALDVQGYLSEGSGENLFLVRDGVVYTPPLAASILGGITRGVVMTLCREAGIEVREMAIPREMLTVSDEAFFTGTAAEITPIRSVDRQPVGSGRRGPLTERLQERFFGITSGRLPDTQGWLTQVRDAV; encoded by the coding sequence ATGAAGGCATCTGGCCAGATATGGCTGGACGGGGCGCTGGTTCCCTGGGACGAGGCCCGCGTCCACGTGGCCGCGCACGTGGTCCACTACGGATCCAGCGTCTTCGAGGGCATTCGCGCCTACCAGACACTGAGCGGGCCCGCGGTGTTCTGTTTGGGCCAGCACGTCCGGCGGCTCCTGGACTCGTGTCGGATCTTCCGTATGATGCCCTCGTATTCGAGCGACGATCTCACCCGGGCGATCCTGAAGACGGTGAGCGTCAACGGTCACGGGGACTGCTACATAAGGCCCGTGGTCTTCCGCGGCGTGGAGTCCCTGAGCGTGGACCACCGCAGGTGTCCGCTGCACGTGGCGGTCATCACCTTTGAGTGGGGCCGCTATTTGGGCGAAGAAGCCATCGAGCACGGCGTGGATGTCATGATCAGTTCCTGGCGGCGCATTGCTCCCGACACCCTGCCCGGCATGGGCAAGATCGGTGGCAACTACGTGAACTCGGCGTTCATCGTAATGGAAGCGGCGGACAACGGATATGCCGAGGGCATCGCCCTGGACGTGCAGGGCTACTTGAGCGAGGGCAGCGGTGAGAACCTATTCCTCGTCAGGGACGGCGTCGTCTACACTCCACCGCTGGCTGCCTCGATCTTGGGGGGCATAACCCGGGGCGTGGTCATGACCCTCTGCCGCGAGGCCGGCATCGAGGTGCGCGAGATGGCGATCCCCCGCGAGATGCTCACTGTGTCGGACGAAGCCTTCTTCACGGGAACCGCGGCCGAGATCACACCCATCCGGTCGGTGGACCGCCAGCCCGTTGGGTCGGGACGCCGCGGCCCGCTGACCGAGCGGCTGCAGGAGCGATTCTTCGGCATCACATCGGGCCGCCTGCCCGACACCCAGGGGTGGCTGACGCAGGTGCGGGATGCCGTCTAG
- a CDS encoding adenosine monophosphate-protein transferase — protein MELLLVPIEKPESNNVILGQSHFIKTVEDLHEALVTAVPGIKFGLAFSEASGKRMVRKSGTDEGLIALAVRNALALGCGHVFVIMLGEGFFPINVLHAVKACPEVVRLFAATANPIQAIVAEEGDQRGVLGVLDGFKPLGVEDDEGTAWRRDLLRRFGYKL, from the coding sequence ATGGAACTCTTGCTTGTACCCATCGAGAAGCCCGAGAGCAACAACGTCATCCTGGGCCAGTCTCATTTCATCAAAACCGTTGAGGACCTTCACGAAGCCCTGGTGACCGCGGTGCCGGGCATCAAGTTCGGTCTGGCCTTCTCCGAGGCCAGCGGCAAGCGGATGGTGCGCAAGTCCGGTACGGACGAGGGGCTCATCGCCCTGGCGGTGCGGAACGCGCTGGCACTGGGCTGCGGTCACGTCTTCGTCATCATGCTCGGCGAAGGGTTTTTCCCGATCAACGTGCTGCACGCGGTCAAGGCCTGTCCAGAGGTCGTGCGCCTGTTCGCGGCAACGGCGAACCCTATCCAGGCGATCGTCGCCGAGGAAGGCGATCAGCGCGGGGTCTTGGGAGTGCTGGACGGTTTCAAGCCGCTGGGCGTGGAGGACGATGAGGGAACCGCCTGGCGCAGGGATCTGCTCCGGCGCTTCGGCTACAAGCTCTAG
- a CDS encoding succinate dehydrogenase iron-sulfur subunit, with amino-acid sequence MADLTGNPKGGFPEDGILTLRVARYDPEHDREARPQEWKVKILPGMTVLDALFSVKEGQDGSLAFRCSCRMGVCGSCGMFINGKPRLACNTQVSELGPVVEVAPLPNHDAIKDLVPDLTQTFRRHRAVLPYVMRSDAAEMESPTREYKQTPEELARYVQFTYCLKCSLCLAACPTVSTSEQFLGPQALAQVYRYSADNRDQGLGERAGVVDASHGVFGCHLAGACSEACPKGVDPALGIQLLKRSLFVGPPHSAPAQVVPAFPEGYRTPEAAERPKAPPRSV; translated from the coding sequence ATGGCTGATCTGACCGGCAATCCCAAGGGCGGCTTTCCCGAAGATGGAATCCTCACGCTGAGGGTGGCGCGCTACGATCCCGAACACGACAGGGAGGCGCGGCCGCAGGAGTGGAAGGTGAAGATCCTGCCGGGCATGACCGTGCTGGACGCGCTGTTCTCGGTCAAGGAGGGGCAGGACGGATCGCTGGCGTTCCGATGCTCGTGTCGAATGGGCGTCTGCGGCTCCTGCGGGATGTTCATCAACGGGAAGCCCCGCCTGGCCTGCAACACCCAGGTCAGCGAGCTCGGCCCCGTGGTCGAGGTGGCGCCGCTTCCCAACCACGACGCGATCAAGGACCTGGTACCCGACCTGACCCAGACCTTCCGCAGGCATCGGGCCGTGCTCCCTTACGTCATGCGCAGCGACGCGGCCGAGATGGAGTCGCCGACGCGCGAGTACAAGCAGACGCCGGAGGAACTTGCGCGCTACGTGCAGTTCACCTACTGTCTGAAGTGCAGCCTCTGCCTGGCGGCATGTCCGACGGTCAGCACGTCGGAGCAGTTCCTGGGCCCGCAGGCATTGGCCCAGGTCTATCGGTACTCGGCAGACAACCGCGACCAGGGGCTAGGCGAACGTGCCGGCGTCGTGGATGCGTCCCACGGCGTCTTCGGCTGCCACCTGGCCGGGGCCTGCAGCGAGGCGTGCCCCAAGGGCGTGGATCCTGCGCTGGGCATCCAGCTTCTAAAACGCAGCCTGTTCGTAGGACCTCCGCACAGCGCACCGGCTCAGGTAGTGCCGGCGTTCCCGGAGGGTTACCGAACGCCGGAGGCGGCAGAACGGCCCAAGGCGCCGCCCAGGTCGGTCTAG
- the sdhC gene encoding succinate dehydrogenase, cytochrome b556 subunit, translating into MSSIRQGGAMVTEAQTQARTRAPSRLSMRLGLRGWVYAGRYPAERYLYILHRICGLGLVLYLPLHVWVTGRRLQGPDAWEQTMAILSRPVFVAGEILILAAFVFHAINGFRLLFGHLGCALGRPGHPVYPYPVALHRQRRMVVTLMVLAGVFLAAGVWDLLTK; encoded by the coding sequence ATGTCGTCTATCAGGCAGGGAGGGGCCATGGTAACCGAGGCACAGACCCAGGCACGGACCCGGGCACCATCCCGGCTGAGCATGCGGCTGGGTCTGCGGGGTTGGGTGTACGCTGGCCGGTATCCGGCGGAGAGGTACCTGTACATCCTCCATCGCATCTGCGGTCTGGGGCTTGTTCTGTACCTGCCGCTGCACGTCTGGGTCACCGGCCGGCGGCTGCAGGGTCCGGATGCCTGGGAGCAGACGATGGCGATCCTGTCACGCCCGGTGTTCGTTGCCGGCGAGATCCTGATACTCGCCGCCTTTGTGTTTCACGCCATCAACGGTTTCCGGCTGCTGTTCGGCCATCTGGGCTGCGCGCTCGGCAGGCCTGGGCACCCGGTCTACCCCTATCCGGTGGCGCTACACCGCCAGCGCAGGATGGTGGTGACGTTGATGGTCCTGGCCGGGGTGTTTCTGGCGGCCGGGGTCTGGGATCTGCTGACCAAGTAG